ACTTAAGAGAGCTTTCACCGGCATTTTGGGCAATGAATGATTAGGCTTCATTTTGCTTTCTATTCCGTATCTGAATCTCACACCCCATCACCTATAAATCCCTCCCAACACAAACAAAATATCATGGAACATTGGCTATACCCTGCAAACACAAAATACTACGACGTCCTGGGTGCGTTTGGTGAGAAAGAGACCTACTGGCCTGTAAATTCCAAGGTGTCCGTTGGGGATGTGCTCTACATTTACCTGGCTGCTCCTTACAAGCAAATCGGTTTTGTTTGTGAGGTGCTGGAGATTGGATATGATGCCGAGGACATCATGGACGAGGTTAGTGCTTTCATCAAAAAATCGGATTCGGGGAAGAAGCACACAAAACCATTCATGAAAGTGAAAGTGTCTTCTGCCGTTGAGATTAAGGAAGACTCTCCGGTGAACTATTATTATCTCAAGGAGAACGGGCTCAATGGCATGCTCATGGGTCCCCGCAAACTCGAGAACAATCCACCCCTTCTAAAATACATACAGGAGAATTTGGCATGACATACGATGAAGCAGTTTACAAGCTCCTGCTTGAAGACGGGGTTGAAGAATCCACGATGATGAAAAACGCCTGTCTGCGATACAAAGGCGACTTCATGGGAATGATGTGGGAAAAGGAAGATGTTCTTGTCATCAAGGTTTCTCCTGAAAGGGTTAATGAATTGATTGCCGAAGGCAAGGGTCAGGAATTCAATCTCACGAAGAAGCGCTTTAAGGAATGGGTGATGATTCCTATAGAATTCGAAGATGAGTACGAATCACTCATTTACGAAGCACTGGAGTATGCAAAAAGCAAGAACTAAGCTTAGAGCCTGCTAATCATGTAAGCCGAAAGCGCTACAATCACGATAGCTATAATCACTGCACTGATCAAAAACCGCCCTACCAGTGACTTCCCGGTTTTCAGCACAAGTCCCCGCAGGATGAGTGCAAGGACGACAATGATTATAATGCCTCCGAGTTCGGGGCGGAATCCGAACATTTCGTACATTATTTCGGAAGGGCTGACGGGATTCATAGGTAAAAGATATTAGGATTATTATATATATTTATACATTTTTGAATTGTATTCATTTTTGGCTGGATTTAGATCCATGTTTGGAACATTTTTGCTCGTTTAAAGGACGTCTGGTACGTCTTTTAGGTGAGGTTATAATACTCATACTAATTATCTATAGTAAAATATATATTATAAGTTTTTAATATTATATTATGGTGGTACTTTAGTGAAGTGAACGTGTGGAGGTATGACGGTATGAGGTATGGAATATCAGTATCGGATCTAAGGAACGCAACGGCCACCGCTACGGCGCTTGCCATGCTTTATTATGCATTGTGGTATTTTGTTCCGATACTATAAGGGATAATGTAAAAGCTGCGGATACGCTGTTATCCGTACACTTATCTCCCTTTTGAAAACGTCTTACTAATCCTGTTTTTCCGGATTTGTCAGAAAAAATCGTCGCCCTTTTTCGCAATGACTTCTTTCTTCCTCTCCCCGCAACGTTTGCAAATGTAATGTTGCTCCCGGACGTTTGAGGAATATTGCGAAAATCCTCCAGCCTTCTCCCACTTATGCAGTCCCAGTTTACACAGCAATTTCATGGTATTTTACTCCTTCAGGCCCTTTTTTGAATCTCACATCCATTTTATTGCGGGGGGCTTCCTCTCGATCCAGTACCTGTATTCAAGCTCCGGGTAACCCACTGCAAGTCCTGTATAAATCCTATGGTTGCTAGGCAGTGACAACAGTTCCGGTATCCTTTTGTCCCGCTTGCAGGCTCCCATCACATATCCGGTGAAAAAGCTGCCAAGTCCTAAACTGTGTGCCATAAGCATCGCATTCTGTGTCGCAACAAGCGCATTTGCTTCTGCTGAAATGGCATCTCTTTTCCCGTGGAATAATATCAGGGCAGGAGCCTCATGCAATATCGAATCTTCTCCCTTGTTTGCTTCACTCACGATTCTTACAAAATTAGGAAGAAGCTCCAATGCCCCTGCAATTTCATCATGGGATAATTTGAGCAACAGATTTTTTGTAATCGGATTGTTGAGCTGGCCCACAATCTTTGACAGGTAGCTTATTGTTATTTCCACAATAGCTTCCAGTTTTTCCCGATCCCAAATGACAATAAATTCTGTACTCTGTGAATTATGCGCGCTTGGAGCATACCGGGCACCTTCGATTATCTTCTCCAGCATCTCTTTTTCAACAGATTTATTCTGGAAAGCTCTCACAGAGCGCCGGGTTTTAAGCAACTTAAGCACTTCTTCTGCAGGTAGCCGTTCCTTTTCAAAAAGATGCAAACTATCTTCCGGAAAAGCAGAATGACTTATGGCTTCAGTGGGGCAGATGCTGACACAATGTCCACAACTAATGCACAGCCTTTCAAAGAAAACCTTAGGTGTTTCATCGGAATCCTCGCTAAAATAAACGTTTTCCGGACAGCATTTCACACAGGAATTGCAATGTATGCATAAGTCGGGATTAATTGTTATTGTTGGAATCTGATGTCCTCCCCAAATCTTTTATACTTATTATGTATCGTATCAATCCTAAATGTTTTACGTGTCAGGGCTTTTCAAGCACCGGGCTTAATTGAGTCGGTTTGATGTTCCGATGGGGATTCAAACCCCGATAGCACTATTTTCTTTGCATGCATGAAAGGTTTGGGCACGAGCAATACTTATATAGAAGTTCATTCATCTACAACGAACAGACCATGCTCCCGAAGGGTGTCAGGTCAGTACGATAACAATCACTATATTACGCGATTCAGGAGGTCAGAATTTGGCAGGATATATGGCTGGACAGCCAATTTACATTTTAGCAGACGGAAGCAGAGTAACACGTGGCAGGGATGCACAGAGCAACAACATCCTCGCAGGAAAAGCCGTGGCAAATGCTGTACGCACAACCCTCGGTCCAAAAGGCATGGACAAGATGCTTGTGGACGGCATGGGTGACGTTGTAATTACCAACGACGGTGCAACCATTCTCAAGGAAATGGATATCGAGCACCCTGCAGCAAAAATGATCGTGGAAGTTTCCAAGACCCAGGACGCACAGGTCGGCGACGGAACCACATCCGCTTCAATTATTGCGGGCGCACTTCTCGAAAAGGCTGAAGAGCTCACCAACAAAGGTGTTCACCCAACAATCATCTCAAACGGTTACAGGGAAGCATCCAAGAAAGCTATCAAGATTCTCAACGACATCGCAATTTCAGTTTCCCCTGATGACATCGCAGCACTGAAAAAGATTGCAGCAACTGCAATTACCGGTAAAGGTGCTGAGAGCTACAAGGACAAACTTTCCGAGCTCACCGTCGATGCAGTAAAACTCATTGTCGAGGAAACCGATGACGGAATCGTGGCTGATGTAACAAACATCAAAGTGGAAAAGCAGGCAGGAGCCAGCATCAAGGAATCCCATATTGTAGAAGGCCTTGTTATTGACAAGGTGCGCAGCCACCCCAACATGCCTGAGAAAATCGAAGATGCAAAGATCCTCGCGCTCAGCATTCCAATCGAATTCCGCAAGACTGAAATGGATGCGGAAAT
This genomic stretch from Methanohalophilus levihalophilus harbors:
- a CDS encoding DUF1660 family phage protein — protein: MKLLCKLGLHKWEKAGGFSQYSSNVREQHYICKRCGERKKEVIAKKGDDFF
- a CDS encoding nitroreductase family protein — encoded protein: MWGGHQIPTITINPDLCIHCNSCVKCCPENVYFSEDSDETPKVFFERLCISCGHCVSICPTEAISHSAFPEDSLHLFEKERLPAEEVLKLLKTRRSVRAFQNKSVEKEMLEKIIEGARYAPSAHNSQSTEFIVIWDREKLEAIVEITISYLSKIVGQLNNPITKNLLLKLSHDEIAGALELLPNFVRIVSEANKGEDSILHEAPALILFHGKRDAISAEANALVATQNAMLMAHSLGLGSFFTGYVMGACKRDKRIPELLSLPSNHRIYTGLAVGYPELEYRYWIERKPPAIKWM